A region of Sulfurimonas sp. DNA encodes the following proteins:
- the rraA gene encoding ribonuclease E activity regulator RraA, with the protein MDFFTADICDEHIEKVFVLDPQYKNYGGANKCKGEVVTIKLDKNNSDLIKLLRDEDGKGKVVVVDVREDYFAVVGENLMKFAHKNNYAGIVVNGYIRDTFQIKDIPVALYALGTCPRKYIPITSGERNIHLSFGGVGFKDGDYLYADTDGVIVTPQIII; encoded by the coding sequence ATGGACTTTTTTACAGCAGATATTTGCGATGAGCATATAGAAAAGGTTTTTGTACTTGATCCACAATATAAAAACTATGGTGGAGCAAATAAGTGTAAAGGCGAAGTTGTAACAATAAAACTAGATAAAAATAATTCAGATTTAATAAAATTACTTCGTGATGAAGATGGAAAGGGAAAAGTTGTTGTTGTTGATGTGAGAGAAGATTATTTTGCAGTAGTTGGTGAAAATCTGATGAAGTTTGCACATAAAAACAACTATGCAGGAATTGTTGTAAATGGTTATATCAGAGATACTTTTCAAATAAAAGATATTCCTGTTGCTCTCTATGCTCTTGGGACTTGTCCTAGAAAGTATATTCCTATAACTAGTGGGGAAAGAAATATTCATCTTTCATTTGGTGGAGTTGGCTTTAAAGATGGAGATTATCTTTATGCTGATACTGACGGAGTTATAGTTACTCCGCAAATAATAATATAA
- the glmS gene encoding methylaspartate mutase subunit S, protein MKVVTGVVGNDIHVVANRLIELSLNSRGFEVFNLGVNTYLEEFFDAVVETGADVLLISSLNGEAEGWAREVKLLKSKYKSLDNLVMMIGGNLVVGSASADTIVPKYKKYGFDLVFHQVDLNTGLDTLEEFLKERNK, encoded by the coding sequence ATGAAAGTAGTTACAGGCGTAGTTGGAAATGATATACATGTCGTTGCAAACAGACTTATAGAGCTATCTTTAAACTCAAGAGGTTTTGAAGTATTTAATCTAGGTGTAAACACCTATTTAGAAGAATTTTTTGACGCTGTTGTTGAAACTGGTGCAGATGTACTTCTTATTTCTTCACTTAATGGCGAAGCGGAAGGTTGGGCAAGAGAGGTCAAACTTTTAAAATCAAAATACAAGAGTTTAGATAATCTTGTAATGATGATAGGTGGAAACTTGGTTGTTGGAAGCGCTAGTGCTGATACAATAGTTCCAAAGTACAAAAAATATGGCTTTGATTTAGTTTTTCATCAAGTAGATTTAAACACTGGACTAGACACCTTAGAAGAGTTTTTAAAAGAGAGAAATAAATAA
- a CDS encoding methylaspartate mutase has translation MSLLQEEREIILNNEFVDSFDFAEVEDFVRNASKDLFISHAFKTQKKMLVQPRGGFPTYKKQYALNEFFIEANVDVLPLTIDSNTRLNDYATAKKMLRLSEENEVDMLNGYPLVNHGYRTTRKMITHFNKPVSLRHGTPDARLLIETAIASGIFEIEGGPITYLLPYSKNFPLDKAFLYWKYVERVCANYSKLNEPINRESFGPLTATLVPPAITIVIQILEMMLSLEEGVKSFSVSFSQTGSMNQDIVMGAVIKKLSRHYAKQINCEDANIHLVYHQWMGAFPTNKNFAEQLINMSTIIASMVGADKIITKTREEASGIPTKEANAKTVANTQYTLGILNGLPNIVDAEEEEILTLEVHAIMEAVLNDSADTLWRKVFNSIKNGIIDVPFSPHIINHNEMITIRDAKKNIRIIKRGNVPIPDRCFEYEKAQCDLTKDTTSIVNDIIHDIGIMQ, from the coding sequence ATGAGTTTGCTCCAAGAAGAAAGAGAAATAATACTAAACAATGAATTTGTAGATAGTTTTGACTTCGCAGAAGTTGAAGACTTTGTACGAAATGCAAGTAAAGACCTGTTTATTTCACATGCTTTTAAAACACAAAAGAAAATGTTAGTTCAACCTCGTGGTGGTTTCCCAACTTATAAAAAGCAATACGCTTTAAATGAGTTTTTCATCGAAGCAAATGTAGATGTATTACCACTAACTATTGATTCAAATACTAGACTTAATGACTATGCTACTGCTAAAAAGATGCTTCGCCTTAGTGAAGAAAATGAAGTAGACATGCTAAACGGTTATCCTTTGGTAAATCATGGATATAGAACCACAAGAAAGATGATAACACACTTCAACAAGCCTGTAAGCCTAAGACATGGAACTCCAGATGCTAGACTTTTAATAGAAACTGCTATAGCATCTGGTATTTTTGAGATAGAAGGTGGACCGATTACTTATCTTCTTCCTTATTCAAAAAACTTTCCTCTTGATAAAGCATTTTTATATTGGAAATATGTTGAAAGAGTATGTGCAAACTACTCAAAACTAAATGAGCCTATAAATAGAGAATCATTTGGTCCTCTGACAGCTACTTTAGTTCCTCCTGCAATAACTATAGTTATACAAATATTAGAAATGATGCTTTCACTAGAAGAGGGTGTTAAATCTTTTTCTGTTTCTTTTTCTCAAACAGGCTCAATGAATCAAGATATCGTAATGGGAGCAGTAATTAAAAAACTCTCTCGTCATTACGCGAAACAAATAAACTGTGAAGATGCAAATATACATCTAGTTTATCACCAGTGGATGGGAGCATTCCCTACAAACAAAAACTTTGCAGAACAACTAATCAATATGTCAACTATCATAGCATCTATGGTTGGTGCAGATAAAATAATAACAAAAACTAGAGAAGAAGCATCTGGAATTCCAACAAAAGAAGCAAATGCAAAAACTGTTGCAAATACTCAATACACTCTTGGCATACTAAATGGTCTTCCTAATATTGTAGATGCTGAGGAAGAAGAGATACTTACACTTGAGGTTCATGCTATCATGGAAGCCGTTCTTAACGACTCTGCTGATACTCTTTGGAGAAAAGTATTCAACTCTATTAAAAATGGAATCATCGATGTACCATTTTCTCCTCATATTATAAATCATAATGAAATGATTACAATAAGAGATGCCAAGAAAAATATTAGAATTATAAAAAGAGGAAATGTCCCTATACCAGATAGATGTTTTGAATACGAAAAGGCACAATGCGACCTCACAAAAGATACAACAAGTATAGTAAATGACATTATCCACGACATAGGAATCATGCAATGA
- a CDS encoding glutamate mutase L, whose product MSKLLIDIGSTYFKVCTEESIEQHFRDFNKDILDDLTYKCGETIHNFEKDDVFICSSANGGLSTLIIGITNLFSLKYAKNIAFNSGINIIETVLYQNIKEYSIPSDLIDVVIVAGGIDSSSSKFGDDLYDYLDKLNYSNIVFVGSEEESNTLNEKINDLIILPNIIDNKLHIVEENLKEYLTNLYQADIVGKEEIKHLYDITSNQIFSTPYIVNKTLPLINTKFAVVDPFILIDIGGATTDIHYSKDLVDENIVTKNEYDRLVFKKLGVYKSKESLIFAAQNNEFVYELLTYLKVTENIFEEQSEKATRVLMQLAIFLVLCKMSHYKKAYINLKLLSINSIILTGGITKVLSSLEIEDIITFFYKKILNSEHNPATILDSNYDIWTLGIKGN is encoded by the coding sequence ATGAGTAAACTTTTAATAGACATAGGAAGCACTTACTTTAAAGTATGCACAGAAGAAAGCATAGAGCAACACTTCAGAGATTTTAACAAAGATATACTTGATGATTTAACATATAAATGTGGTGAAACTATTCATAACTTTGAAAAAGATGATGTTTTTATTTGCTCATCTGCGAACGGAGGATTAAGCACCTTAATCATAGGAATAACAAATCTTTTTTCTCTAAAGTATGCTAAAAATATAGCCTTTAATTCTGGTATAAATATTATAGAAACAGTTTTGTATCAAAACATCAAAGAGTACTCTATTCCTAGTGATTTAATTGATGTTGTTATTGTTGCTGGAGGTATTGACTCATCTAGTTCTAAATTTGGTGATGATTTATATGATTATCTTGATAAACTAAACTACTCAAACATCGTATTTGTGGGAAGTGAAGAAGAATCTAACACATTAAATGAAAAAATAAATGACCTTATTATATTACCTAATATCATTGACAATAAACTCCATATTGTTGAGGAAAATCTTAAAGAATATCTAACAAATCTTTACCAAGCTGATATAGTTGGAAAAGAGGAAATAAAACACCTTTATGACATCACTTCAAATCAAATATTTTCTACACCTTATATTGTAAATAAAACACTGCCACTTATAAATACAAAGTTTGCTGTAGTTGACCCTTTTATCCTTATAGATATTGGTGGAGCAACAACAGATATACACTATTCAAAAGATTTAGTTGATGAGAATATAGTTACAAAAAATGAATACGACAGGCTTGTATTTAAAAAACTAGGCGTATATAAATCAAAAGAATCTTTGATTTTTGCAGCACAAAATAATGAGTTTGTATATGAGCTTTTAACATATCTAAAAGTTACAGAAAATATCTTTGAAGAGCAGAGTGAAAAAGCTACAAGAGTTTTAATGCAATTAGCTATATTTTTGGTTTTATGCAAAATGTCGCACTATAAAAAAGCCTACATAAACTTAAAACTACTCTCGATTAACTCTATCATTTTAACAGGCGGAATAACAAAAGTACTCTCTTCTTTAGAGATTGAAGACATCATCACATTTTTTTATAAAAAAATACTAAACTCAGAGCATAATCCAGCTACTATTTTAGATAGTAACTATGATATTTGGACTCTCGGAATAAAAGGAAACTAA